Proteins encoded in a region of the Magallana gigas chromosome 8, xbMagGiga1.1, whole genome shotgun sequence genome:
- the LOC136270493 gene encoding uncharacterized protein gives MELLFLLMFIDVTQAGTNTGSCKDMLQGYLTGQLSSALEAYQVEALRREFKSFTDVIEKSMKKFKENMKSEIKTQTTSSNSSVVYTRWGKKTCPSNAELIHSGFTGGSHYGHKGAAVEPLCLPRNPEWRLYNDGLDGTKSYVYGAEYKTGSFRGYIKTVDSHNVPCALCLVRHRSVVQMFPARKTCYKGWTLEYHGYLMTGHYTHAAGTTYTCIDSHPDTLHGGATSKGVGYMFYMVEAACDSLTCPPYVAGRELVCVVCSRK, from the exons ATGGAATTACTTTTCCTATTAATGTTCATCGATGTAACACAAGCTGGGACGAACACCGGAAGTTGTAAAGACATGTTACAGGGTTATCTGACAGGACAACTTTCTTCTGCTCTAGAAGCATATCAAGTAGAAGCTTTGAGGCgggaatttaaaagttttactgACGTCATCGAGAAATCCATGAAGAAGTTTAAGGAAAACATGAAGTCTGAAATTAAGACAC AAACTACTAGTAGCAATAGCAGTGTAGTTTACACCAGATGGGGGAAGAAGACATGCCCCTCCAATGCCGAGTTAATCCATTCAG GGTTTACCGGAGGCTCTCATTATGGTCATAAAGGAGCCGCTGTAGAACCTCTCTGTTTACCGAGGAATCCTGAGTGGAGACTGTACAATGATGGGCTCGATGGCACCAAAAGTTACGTTTATGGCGCAGAATATAAAACTGGTTCTTTTAGAGGCTACATTAAAACAGTTGATAGTCACAATGTTCCATGTGCTCTTTGTTTGGTCCGCCATAGATCCGTTGTTCAGATGTTTCCAG CACGGAAAACGTGTTACAAAGGCTGGACCCTTGAGTACCATGGTTATCTAATGACGGGTCATTATACTCACGCAGCTGGAACAACCTACACATGTATTGACAGCCATCCCGACACTCTTCACGGTGGCGCTACAAGTAAAGGTGTCGGTTATATGTTTTACATGGTGGAAGCTGCCTGCGATTCCTTGACGTGTCCTCCCTATGTGGCGGGAAGAGAACTTGTGTGTGTCGTCtgttctagaaaataa